Genomic window (Streptomyces cadmiisoli):
ATGTTACTTGCCTGAGTAAAGAATCTGCCAGGACGTGCCGGAAAGGGGTGGGAGCCGACGGTCGAGCGCATGACTCGACGCCAGCATACGAGCTGCACTTACGTCACACGTGTGTGAAACACACCCACCCAGCTCACCACTCCCACCCCGGGACGGACACACCGAACCGGTGGACCCCGACGGCGTCACCACCACCGGGGTCCACCGGTCATACCCCCACCGTCACCTACCACCGCCTGCCGCTGCCGCACTCTTCCCCGTCGGCGGCCGCAGGCGACGAAGCGCTGGGCGACGGCGCTCTGCAACCGTGTTTCCGTGTGTACTGGTTACGCGGCGCGCAGCGGGGCGAGGGCCGCACTCCAGGCCCGCACCTGGTCCAGCGTGGTGTTCAGGGCCTCGACCTGGAAGTCGCCGGGCTTGAACTCGCTGAAGTTCTCGAAGTCGTTGAACAGCGACAGCGCGACCTGGGAACGGACGTCGGCCATCTGGAGTTCGGCCGCGACCAGGCGCAGGTGCTCCACGGCACGCGCTCCGCCCAGGGAGCCGTAGCTCACGAAGCCGACCGCCTTGTTGTTCCACTCCGCGTAGAGGAAGTCGATCGCGTTCTTCAGCACGCCGGACGTCGAGTGGTTGTACTCGGGCGTGACCATGATGAAGCCGTCGAACGAGTCGATCTTGCGGGCCCACTCCAGGGTGTGCGGCTGGGCGTACTGCCCCATCGACGGCGGGACCATCTCGTCGAGGTGCGGAAGCTTGTAGTCCAGCAGGTCGACCAGCTCGAACTCCGCATCGGTGCGCTGCGAGGCGATGCCGTAGACCCAGCGGGCCACGGCCTCGCCGTTACGCCCGGGACGGGTGCTGCCGAGGATGATGCCGATCTTGATCATGGCTAACCCCTTCACGAAGGTGCCCCGGAGTGACGCCCGGGGATATACTTGCTTCGACAAGCAACCTAAGGGGAAGTGATTGCTTCGTCAAATAAGTACCCGGAGGGAACGGTTCGACGTGACCAGGACCACATCCCGATGCACCCCGCCGACAACCGGCTCTCGGCATCAGGACGGCTGATGCCTCGCGGGAGCCGGAGGGCGGAGCGCACCGCCAGGTGCTCCGGCCGCTCCCAGTCCCGACCGCACAGATGAGGTGATGTCTTCCATGGCACAGAGACCCGCACCGGGCGC
Coding sequences:
- a CDS encoding NADPH-dependent FMN reductase, with translation MIKIGIILGSTRPGRNGEAVARWVYGIASQRTDAEFELVDLLDYKLPHLDEMVPPSMGQYAQPHTLEWARKIDSFDGFIMVTPEYNHSTSGVLKNAIDFLYAEWNNKAVGFVSYGSLGGARAVEHLRLVAAELQMADVRSQVALSLFNDFENFSEFKPGDFQVEALNTTLDQVRAWSAALAPLRAA